TATAGAGACAAACCTGGATAATCCCCAATCTGTGGAAGTGGCCATATCTAAGAACAGGGAAATACTGGCGGAGTGGGGAGTGAAGAGTGGGAATCTGGAGTGGAAGGGTAATAACATAGAAGTTGGTATAAAGCGTTCTTTCGAGTTGGACAGCAAGTCAACTGCATATACACAAGTTACTTTCTCAAAAGAAAATGTATCAACAAAAATCGAGTGGGGTGCCACGACAATTTGTGAGGAGATAAATCATGTAACAAGTAAAGTCGGTCTGGAATACCGCCCGACAAACTCAGACTTTAAAATGGAGGCCTATGAACTTGAACCTGCAGATGCGCCAAGAAAAACCTTTGAAGCTACGGGGATTTTGTTTCCGCTACCAAGTGGTGTGCCGGTACCAATAGGATAAGGGGGAAGGGAATTGGAAAAGTTAAAAAGAGCCGTTAGCTTTATCAGTTTAGCTGCCTTGGTACTGCTGTTGTTATATGTAAAATATGCATATGAAAGAGGAGCGGAACTATGGCCGGCCAAAACAAAACTGTCTAAAGATGAAGTGAGAATAGAACGCAAGATAAAAATTCCGGAAGGAGAGACGAAAGAATTCATACAACCGGCGTTTTTAGTCAGGCTATCTTATTCGTCGACCGAGACTCCCGAGGATGTGATAGAGGATTTAGAAAAAGGAAATTATGGACATGATTGGTACGAGAAGGCAAGACTAAATGAGGATGGAACCCTCTCTATGACCGTGACGGGTAAGCAGCTGGAACATTGGATAAGTACAAGGGAAGATGGTATAAACAAGCGAATAGTAAACAATAAAAATAAGGACATGGAGATAAAAATTAATGAAGACTTTACAGAAGTAACTTATATATTAAAAAAAGGATATGAAATTTCTTTTTTGGAGTGGGCCATAGATGGTGTGGTTATCCTGGGGTGTTTATTGGAAGCCCAGGTGTTCACGGGAGTACCGCCGGAAGACTGCCATGTACGTGAAGTAGTAAAAAGGGAGGAAGATGGTGTAGTAATTATTGATGCAGTTACTCCGGGAACGAATTATGAAGTTACCGAACGTGAATGGTACGGCGAAGAGCAAAAAAAATAAGAATATATCAGCGGTGACCTAAGGCCGGATTACTCTGAGCAGAATATAAACGGCACGGAAGCAGGGTATCGGCCAGTGCTGTATACAGAAGGAGAGATTATGGGAAAGAACGAAGAGACAACAAAGGGCAGCACAATCGTCTTGGAAGAGACTGTACATAAGACACAGATGAAAGCATCTGCAGCCTATGATTATCACAGGCTGCAGGCTGAGACATATTATTTTGTGCCGTGCAAAGTAGAAGAAAAGGAAGAAAGCCTTTGTTTTACCTATGAGCTGGATGGTATGACTCCGCTGAAGGAAGTAAAGAAAAGTGACCGGGAGCTGATATACAGTATTTTGATTCAGGCGGGAGAGCTGGGGGAAAAGGCCAGGGCTTTTAACTTTTCCCTTGAACCGGAAAATTTATATTATGATGCACAGTATCGTTTACATGTGTTAAGACGTGACATCTTGGAAGACGGAGCGGTTAAGGATTATTTTAAAGAGTTTCAGGCGCTTGCGGGGGCATTGCTGCAGAAGAAATATAATTACAGTGATTATCTTAACGGTGGGATGGATCTTCTTGACAGGCAGGAAGAGACGAGAAGAATACTGCAGTGGAACAGTATGGATGATGCGCTCAAAGACTTAAGCCAGAGACAACGCGGTTTAAGAAGTTATGAGAGAACACATTTGTGCACGATTAAGAAAAGCAGGTACAGGGGAATGAAAGCGGGTATGATATTATTTCTTGTACTTGCAGCAGCGGCACTGGCGTATTTGTTATACCAGCACTATAAGTTGATCGCCCCGCAGCGGGCCGCGCTTACAGCTCAGCGGGCTTATGTTGAGTCGGACTATGTAGCTGTTATCGACAGTCTCAAAGAGGTTCAGCCGGATGCGCTGGATGTCCATGAAAAGTATATACTGGCAGTATCATATATAAAGGGGCAGGCGGTGGACAATTTCAGCAGCGAAGCCAAAGATAATATTTTGTCCAGGCTTAACGTGAAGGGCGACGCTTCAGTGATGGATTATTGGATATACCTGGGACGTCTTGAGACGAAAGAAGCCGAAGATATCGCTCTTAAGATGTCTGACAACCAGCTGCTGCTCTATGCTTATCTTCAGGAACGTGACCAGGTATCCCGGGATTCATCATTAAAGGGAGACGAAAAGGCAGCAAGAATGGAGACGCTGGATGGCGAGATAGATAAACTTGCGGAAAAGCTTGGGATTCAGTACGACATGAGTACAGAAGAGGAGTAGCAGTATGAACTATAATCTGGTGGAGAAGGATGACTGGTATGAAGAGTATCCGCAAGGCGGACAGTATGAAAAAGTAAAGCAGGAGGGGCAGGTTATCTCTCTGAAAAATGAAAAGCAAGTATTTGCCAGAGAGACCTGCCTGTACATAGGGCGCTGCGGGAACATTGTCATAGATAAGTGCAGACTGGAGTTGTGTATTGAGGGAAGAGAAGTACATGTAATAGGTGATCTGGAGAAGGAGAAGATCTATCACAACAGGAAGCGTGTACGGGACAATTCCTTTTTATTAGAAGAAGGAGACGTACTGCTGATCCGCCATACAAAGGTTATTCTTTTTGAACGTAAGATTGCAGTGATCGGTGACAACAAGGCGTATACTTCTTCTCTGCCCGAGCTGCAGGAACCAGAAGTGCCGTTTGATGGATTTCCTTATTATAAACGTTCCCCGCGCATTATCAGACGCATTGCGTCTGAGGAGGCCGAGATACAGGCGCCTCCCCAGAAGGCCGGAGTGAGTAGATCTAATCTGCTTCAGACACTTCTTCCCCCGCTTGGGATGATGGCAGTGACGGTCGGCATAGGTCTTCTGATGGGGCGTGGTATGTTTCTGCTTATGTCTGTGGGAGGCACCGGCATGACAGTAATTGTCGCGGTCATAAGGTTTATCAGCGACAGAAAAGAGAGAAAAGAGACGGATAAGAAGCGCAGGAAACTGTATGAACAGTATCTTCTTCGGAAAAGAAAGGAAATATATGAGCTGTACAGGCAGGAAGAGGAGGCGTACCGTTATAATTTCCCTCCGGTAATTGAGATCCAGAAGATGGTGCGCCAATACAGCAGCAGGATATATGAGCGGAGCAGCTCAGATGAGGATTTTCTTACGATCACAGTGGGAAGACAGATAAAGAAGCCGGCATTTAAGCTGAGGACGAAAGATAATGAGCTTGCTATGAATAAGGATGAACTGGACAAGGAAGCGTCACGGATCGCGGCACTCTATGATTGGATCGAAAAGGAATGTGTTGTAGACTTGAAAAAAGCACATCTTGGATTGGTAGGGACGAAGGCTGCTATTCATGAACAGTTGAAAATATATATCAGCCAGCTTGCTGCGTTTCAAAGTTATCATGACCTGCAGATCGTTGTTGTATATGACGGGAGATATGAGGAGGAATTCAGCTGGATGCACTGGCTGCCTCACAATAAGATCCAGTCATTAAATGTTCAGGGACTTATTCATTCAGAGCGTGTCAGAGACCAGATTCTGAACAGTATGAATCAGATCTTAAAGGAGAGACAGGTGAAACTGGATGAAAGCAAAAAAGAATCCAGATTTATCCCACATTTTCTCTTTATCATTGATGAGCCTAAACTGATCATAGATCACTCCATTATGGAATATCTGCAGGGAGAAGGAAAAAACCTGGGATTTTCTATTATATATACAAGCTATCTTCAGGCTAATCTCCCTGAAAATATCGGGACAGTGCTGCTTCTGGAACAATCCGGGACAGGCAGGCTTCTCCTTGAGGAAAAAGAATTAAAAGATGACAAGCTCACGCTTCAAAGGCTGGAAGGGTGTGATCTGGAGGCAATGGCCAGAGATCTTGGCGTTCTGAAGCATATCCAGGGAGTAACGAGCCACCTTCCGGACAGCATAACGTTCTTTCAGATGTATCATGTCCGTAGACCAGAAGAATTGGATATCCGCTCAAGGTGGCAGGAGGGGGGAGCACACAAGTCGCTTGCTGTACCGCTTGGAGTCCGGGCGGAGGATGACATCGTATATCTGAATCTCCACGAGAAAGCCCATGGTCCCCACGGTTTGATCGCGGGGACAACAGGTTCCGGCAAGTCAGAGGTCATACAGTCTTATATATTGTCGCTTGCAGTTAATTTTCATCCTTATGAAGTAGGGTTCCTGATTATTGACTACAAGGGCGGAGGTATGGCGAACCTGTTTCGTGACCTTCCGCATCTTCTTGGCACGATAACGAATCTGGACGGAACGGAAAGCCTGAGAGCCATGTCTTCCATCCGGGCAGAACTAAAACGAAGACAGAGGATTTTTAAAGACAATGGAGTAAACAGCATCAATGCATACAGCAGCCTGTTCAAAGAGGGAAAAGTTAAGGAGCCGCTTCCGCATCTCTTTTTGATCAGCGATGAATTTGCAGAGCTTAAGAAAGCACAGCCTGAATTTATGAAGGAACTCGTTTCAGTAGCGGCTATCGGAAGAAGTCTTGGCGTCCACCTTATTCTGGCGACTCAGAAGCCAAGCGGCGTGGTGGACGATCAGATATGGGCAAACTCCAGATTTAAGCTTGCGCTTAAGGTACAGAATGAAGCGGACAGCAAAGAGATCATAAAGACACCTGATGCCGCAGGTATTACACAGGCGGGAAGAGCTTATCTGCAGGTCGGCAGCAATGAGATATATGAACTGTTTCAGTCTGCCTGGAGCGGAGCAGATTATATCGAAGAGCAGGAAGAAGAAATTACTATGGATGACCGTGTCTATTTGATGAATGAATTGGGGCAAGGCGTATTGGTGAACCGTGATCTGAGCGGTACCCGTGCTGAAAAGAAAGCAAAGGAGACACAGCTTGACGTGACCGTACGCCATATCAGGGAGGTGTACGAAGGGGAAATACATACGGAAGTCAAAAAGCCGTGGCTTCCATCCCTTGGGAAAAAACTGCTCAGTCCGCTCGCGGCAGCAGAAGGCCGCCATGAGAGGGAAGAGGGGAGCATTGTGATACCCATTGGTCTGATGGATGTGCCAAAAGAGCAGAGGCAGACGGTTTATGAGCTGAATCTGCCGGAAGACGGCAACATTATGTATATTGCTTCCAGCGGATACGGCAAGTCGGTATTTCTGACGACTGCGGGGTTAAGCCTTGCCATGTCATACCGGGTACGGGAGCTTAACTTGTATATCCTCGACTTTGGCAATAACGCTCTGATCTCGCTGAGGAATCTTCCGCATACATCTGAATACATAAGTATAGAAGACACTGAGCGGTATGACAAATTCAAGGAACTCATGAGCGAAGAGGTGCGGTACAGGAAAAGGCGTCTGTCATCTGTCATGGCTCCCAACTTTCAGGTATACAATGAGATGTCAGAAGAAAAGATGAGAGCGGTCGTAGTGCTGGCAGATAACTTTGATGCCGTGAAAGAGCTGGGATTTGATGAGGAAGAATATTTTACCCGATTGACAAGAGACGGCGCGGGAGTCGGAATCTATTTTATTATAACTGCTTCCAGAATAAATGCGGTAAGAGCCGCGACGTGTAATAATTTTAAAAATAAACTTGCCGGTTATAATTTTGAAAGCGGTGAAGTGACGAATGTTGTAGGGCGGTGCAAATATAAACTACCGGAAATAAGAGGGAGGGCATTCGTAAAACGAGAAGATGATGTTAATATGATTCAGATATACACTATGGCTGTATTTGAAAAGGCAGCGGAGTATACAAGCAACATCAGGAAGCTTGTTAAGAGCATCAGAGAGATGTACCCGGGGGAAGAGGCCGAGCATATACCTGTACTTCCGGAAGAGTTCAGCGCGGATATGATGTGTGCTTATGAAAAAGAGGAGGCAGATCTGTATCTTGGACTCGAGAAGAAAAAGGTTATCCTCAGCGGATTTTCGCGGCTATGCAGTCCCTTTTTCATACTGGGCGAGGGCGGCAAGGGCAAGACGAACGCGTTAAAGATACTGATCGAACAGGCTGCAGGAACAGGGGAGGTCGTACTGTTTGACGCGGCCGATATGGGTTTGTTTGGCTATGCTGCGAGAAAAGATGTGAGGTATGTCAAAGGTCTGGAAGCGTTCATCGCATATATGGACGAGCTGGAGCAGGAGGTGAAAAGCAGGGAGAAGCAGCAGAGAGAAAGTCTGGAGAGTACCCCTGGCATTGCACCGTGGGAGACGCTGCGGGAGATGCCGCCGTATTACATTTTTATCGATGACCTGGATAACTTTCCGGCGTATGAGACGGATTCTATACCTGAAATAGCGGCCATGTTCAGGAGAGCATGTAACGCCGGTATCACGATGATCATCACCGGCCATACGGGAAAATTAAAAGGGACGGATGAGTTGACCCGGTTTGTGAAATCGGTAGCAGACGGGCTTATGGTGAGTTCTCAGGGCTTTCTGGGTATCATGCCGGTCCCCGCGGGAGCGGATCATGTGGCATTTACGGAAGGGCTGCTGTTCCATAACGGTACCTATAAAGAGCTTCTGCTGCCAAGGGCGGTGGAAAGAACAGACTGTTGACAGGAAAGGAGGAGAAATGTATGGATATTAAATCATCACTCGGCAGCGCTCTTGCTCTGCGGAGTAATATCGTCTCGGCAGGCAATAATATTATTTTGCCGGGTGCGGGCAGCGCCGCCGCCTCAGGAGTACCTGCACAGATAGAATGTGAGCAGACCTATCAGGCGATGCAGGGATGTCTGAACTCATACAATGAAATAGTCCAAAGAGACGGAGAGCACGTAGCCCAGATCGCGCATGCGCTGGATACCGTTGACCAGAAGATACGAGGGCAATATAAATAGGGGGAAATATCGCCGATACGATGGAGGTGAAGAATGGGCGAAATGGATAAGTATTGCGAAGAATACGAAGAGAGACGGAGAGAACTGGAGCTTAAGCTGGCGGAGACGGAAGAGGAGCTTAAGAAAATGGAATACTGCCGGGAAGAGGCACGGCATAGGCACAGGGACATCTTCGCGCTGCTTGGGCGGATCGTAAGCGAGGGGAACGGGGATGAATTCTCGAGAAGGATAGAAAGCCGTGCGGAGAAGGTGCGCCGCTGTGCCGACGCCGCGGGAGCGCAGATGGACGAGCAGGTTTATACGCTTAGAAAGGAATGCCGGCGGCTGAAGGAGTCGATCGAAATATACGAGCTGGAATATGTAAAGGCTGCAGGAGATGGAGAAAATAATGAAGACTCTTAGTATTTGCAGTATGGATTGTATCAAAAAAAATACAATATCTACATAAAAAGGCTTGCAAAAAGCGATTGTTTCATATATACTAAAAAAGCTGTGACATTGATAGCGTAGAAGCGTGAGGTTGCTGCCCGTAAACGGCAGGTTTTCCGTGGAGCGAATGTCAAGTTAGGAAACTGGCGACAAGTCACTGTACGAACTATAACGGCCACTGGGATGTGGTAACAACGTGTGAGTTTCTCACGACACACACGGGAGAGTGTACAGTCACCGCTTGTCGTACTGAAGTTATAAGTACGAAAAGGAGGCGACTTTTTTTATGGCAAGTCAAGTAATGAGAATCACATTAAAAGCGTATGATCACCAGCTGGTTGATGCATCCGCAAAGAAAATCATCGAAACTGTAAAGAAAAACGGATCACAGGTGAGCGGACCGGTTCCACTTCCTACAAAGAAGGAAGTTGTAACAATATTAAGAGCGGTTCACAAATACAAAGATTCCAGAGAACAGTTCGAGCAGAGGACTCATAAGAGACTCATCGATATCATCACACCTACTCAGAAGACAGTAGACGCATTATCCAGACTGGAGATGCCGGCAGGTGTTTACATTGATATCAAAATGAAAAACAAATAAGACGCAGTAATTCCTAAAATTTAGGATGAACGTCCGAAGCGGCGTTCCGCTGTAAATCACAGGAGGTAATTATAATGAAGAAAGCTATTTTAGCTACAAAAGTCGGAATGACTCAGATCTTCAACGAAGACGGTACATTGACACCGGTAACTGTACTTCAGGCTGGCCCTTGTGTCGTGACAC
This is a stretch of genomic DNA from [Clostridium] hylemonae DSM 15053. It encodes these proteins:
- a CDS encoding type VII secretion protein EssB/YukC, which produces MGKNEETTKGSTIVLEETVHKTQMKASAAYDYHRLQAETYYFVPCKVEEKEESLCFTYELDGMTPLKEVKKSDRELIYSILIQAGELGEKARAFNFSLEPENLYYDAQYRLHVLRRDILEDGAVKDYFKEFQALAGALLQKKYNYSDYLNGGMDLLDRQEETRRILQWNSMDDALKDLSQRQRGLRSYERTHLCTIKKSRYRGMKAGMILFLVLAAAALAYLLYQHYKLIAPQRAALTAQRAYVESDYVAVIDSLKEVQPDALDVHEKYILAVSYIKGQAVDNFSSEAKDNILSRLNVKGDASVMDYWIYLGRLETKEAEDIALKMSDNQLLLYAYLQERDQVSRDSSLKGDEKAARMETLDGEIDKLAEKLGIQYDMSTEEE
- the essC gene encoding type VII secretion protein EssC, translating into MNYNLVEKDDWYEEYPQGGQYEKVKQEGQVISLKNEKQVFARETCLYIGRCGNIVIDKCRLELCIEGREVHVIGDLEKEKIYHNRKRVRDNSFLLEEGDVLLIRHTKVILFERKIAVIGDNKAYTSSLPELQEPEVPFDGFPYYKRSPRIIRRIASEEAEIQAPPQKAGVSRSNLLQTLLPPLGMMAVTVGIGLLMGRGMFLLMSVGGTGMTVIVAVIRFISDRKERKETDKKRRKLYEQYLLRKRKEIYELYRQEEEAYRYNFPPVIEIQKMVRQYSSRIYERSSSDEDFLTITVGRQIKKPAFKLRTKDNELAMNKDELDKEASRIAALYDWIEKECVVDLKKAHLGLVGTKAAIHEQLKIYISQLAAFQSYHDLQIVVVYDGRYEEEFSWMHWLPHNKIQSLNVQGLIHSERVRDQILNSMNQILKERQVKLDESKKESRFIPHFLFIIDEPKLIIDHSIMEYLQGEGKNLGFSIIYTSYLQANLPENIGTVLLLEQSGTGRLLLEEKELKDDKLTLQRLEGCDLEAMARDLGVLKHIQGVTSHLPDSITFFQMYHVRRPEELDIRSRWQEGGAHKSLAVPLGVRAEDDIVYLNLHEKAHGPHGLIAGTTGSGKSEVIQSYILSLAVNFHPYEVGFLIIDYKGGGMANLFRDLPHLLGTITNLDGTESLRAMSSIRAELKRRQRIFKDNGVNSINAYSSLFKEGKVKEPLPHLFLISDEFAELKKAQPEFMKELVSVAAIGRSLGVHLILATQKPSGVVDDQIWANSRFKLALKVQNEADSKEIIKTPDAAGITQAGRAYLQVGSNEIYELFQSAWSGADYIEEQEEEITMDDRVYLMNELGQGVLVNRDLSGTRAEKKAKETQLDVTVRHIREVYEGEIHTEVKKPWLPSLGKKLLSPLAAAEGRHEREEGSIVIPIGLMDVPKEQRQTVYELNLPEDGNIMYIASSGYGKSVFLTTAGLSLAMSYRVRELNLYILDFGNNALISLRNLPHTSEYISIEDTERYDKFKELMSEEVRYRKRRLSSVMAPNFQVYNEMSEEKMRAVVVLADNFDAVKELGFDEEEYFTRLTRDGAGVGIYFIITASRINAVRAATCNNFKNKLAGYNFESGEVTNVVGRCKYKLPEIRGRAFVKREDDVNMIQIYTMAVFEKAAEYTSNIRKLVKSIREMYPGEEAEHIPVLPEEFSADMMCAYEKEEADLYLGLEKKKVILSGFSRLCSPFFILGEGGKGKTNALKILIEQAAGTGEVVLFDAADMGLFGYAARKDVRYVKGLEAFIAYMDELEQEVKSREKQQRESLESTPGIAPWETLREMPPYYIFIDDLDNFPAYETDSIPEIAAMFRRACNAGITMIITGHTGKLKGTDELTRFVKSVADGLMVSSQGFLGIMPVPAGADHVAFTEGLLFHNGTYKELLLPRAVERTDC
- the rpsJ gene encoding 30S ribosomal protein S10, with amino-acid sequence MASQVMRITLKAYDHQLVDASAKKIIETVKKNGSQVSGPVPLPTKKEVVTILRAVHKYKDSREQFEQRTHKRLIDIITPTQKTVDALSRLEMPAGVYIDIKMKNK